The genomic window AGGACTCCGGGTTTGACCTGAACAGGAACCACAGAAAGCCGATCCAATTCAGCACAACATCTGAAATCTGCATCGTGATCGCCAAGCCCAATTAAGCGTTGGCCATGGCTGGCTTGACGAAGACAGGCTTCTGGATCGTGCTTCCACTGCTGCCAAAGGGCTAGTGCAGCAGTGAGTTCGTCGTTCGCGACACAAGCCTCATCAGCCGCAGCATCCAATAGCAAATCGGCCAATGCTCCGGCCGCCAAAGAGTCCTCCAGGGAGTAGGCCCCTTCCCAGCCACTACCAACAATCCAAAGTTGCTCAGGTGGATCCATTAACAAGTGGTCTGCAACAGCTTTGCGGTTTGGTAGTGCCAAAGTGAATAAACGCTGAACCCCACGCACTCGCTGCAACGAGCGCGTGCCGTTAGTCGTGCTCATAAATAGTCTTTTGCCAGCCACTTGCTCGGGCACCACAGCGACGGGGGAATTCCCCAGATCAAATCCCTCAATGCGCTGTCCGCCTCGCTCACCAAGCATCAAACGGGAAGACTCCGGCCATTGAGCGGCGCTCTGCCTCAGTTGGTCCAAATCAGCAAAGGTTTCAACAGCTTCGGCACCGTTGTTTAAAGCCCAGGCGATGGTGGTGGTGGCTCTGAGAACGTCGATGACGACA from Prochlorococcus marinus str. MIT 9313 includes these protein-coding regions:
- a CDS encoding 2-phosphosulfolactate phosphatase family protein; the encoded protein is MQLAYFHVAADVPQGAEPDAAVVIDVLRATTTIAWALNNGAEAVETFADLDQLRQSAAQWPESSRLMLGERGGQRIEGFDLGNSPVAVVPEQVAGKRLFMSTTNGTRSLQRVRGVQRLFTLALPNRKAVADHLLMDPPEQLWIVGSGWEGAYSLEDSLAAGALADLLLDAAADEACVANDELTAALALWQQWKHDPEACLRQASHGQRLIGLGDHDADFRCCAELDRLSVVPVQVKPGVLCAS